From the Ctenopharyngodon idella isolate HZGC_01 chromosome 3, HZGC01, whole genome shotgun sequence genome, one window contains:
- the LOC127507351 gene encoding uncharacterized protein LOC127507351, which translates to MSMDRGKNRTGLFCGILAEGGIPRTGPLSIILAESGVDRTRPLSIILAECGIHRTGPLSSALAKGGIHRTGPLSIILAESGVHRTRPLSIILAQGGVHRTGPLSIILAECGIHRTRPLSIILAECGIHRTGPLSIILAQGGVHRTGPLSRILAESGIHRTRPLSIILAQGGVHRTGPLSRILAESGVHRTRPLSIILAQGGVHRTGPLSIILAECGVHRTRPLSIILAQGGVHRTGPLSRILAESGVHRTGPLSIILAECGIHRTGPLSIILAECGVHRTRPLSIILAQGGVHRTGPLSRILAESGVHRTGPLSIILAECGIHRTGPLSIILAQGGVHRTGPLSRILAESGVHRTGPLSIILAECGIHRTGPLSIILAQGGVHRTGPLSGVLAECGIHRTGPLSRILAECGIQRTGPLSSVLAKGGIHRSGPLSVILAQGGVHRTGPLSRILAESSVDRTGPLSSVLAKGGIHRSGPLSDTLAESGIHRTRPLSSILADGGVDRAGPLSGILAEGGVDRTGPHFIVQAECGVERTRPLSSILGEGGIQRTQPLSGILAEVAMQVERV; encoded by the exons ATGTCAA TGGATAGGGGCAAAAATAGAACTGGACTCTTCTGTGGCATCCTGGCTGAAGGTGGCATTCCCAGAACCGGACCCCTCAGCATCATCCTGGCTGAAAGTGGCGTTGACAGAACCAGACCCCTCAGCATCATCCTGGCTGAATGTGGCATTCACAGAACCGGACCCCTCAGCAGCGCCTTGGCTAAAGGTGGCATTCACAGAACCGGACCCCTCAGCATCATCCTGGCTGAAAGTGGCGTTCACAGAACCAGACCCCTCAGCATCATCCTGGCTCAAGGTGGAGTTCACAGAACCGGACCCCTCAGCATCATCCTGGCTGAATGTGGCATTCACAGAACCAGACCCCTCAGCATCATCCTGGCTGAATGTGGCATTCACAGAACTGGACCCCTCAGCATCATCCTGGCTCAAGGTGGAGTTCACAGAACCGGACCCCTCAGCAGAATCCTGGCTGAAAGTGGCATTCACAGAACCAGACCCCTCAGCATCATCCTGGCTCAAGGTGGAGTTCACAGAACCGGACCCCTCAGCAGAATCCTGGCTGAAAGTGGCGTTCACAGAACCAGACCCCTCAGCATCATCCTGGCTCAAGGTGGCGTTCACAGAACCGGACCCCTCAGCATCATCCTGGCTGAATGTGGCGTTCACAGAACCAGACCCCTCAGCATCATCCTGGCTCAAGGTGGAGTTCACAGAACCGGACCCCTCAGCAGAATCCTGGCTGAAAGTGGCGTTCACAGAACCGGACCCCTCAGCATCATCCTGGCTGAATGTGGCATTCACAGAACCGGACCCCTCAGCATCATCCTGGCTGAATGTGGCGTTCACAGAACCAGACCCCTCAGCATCATCCTGGCTCAAGGTGGAGTTCACAGAACCGGACCCCTCAGCAGAATCCTGGCTGAAAGTGGCGTTCACAGAACCGGACCCCTCAGCATCATCCTGGCTGAATGTGGCATTCACAGAACCGGACCCCTCAGCATCATCCTGGCTCAAG GTGGAGTTCACAGAACCGGACCCCTCAGCAGAATCCTGGCTGAAAGTGGCGTTCACAGAACCGGACCCCTCAGCATCATCCTGGCTGAATGTGGCATTCACAGAACCGGACCCCTCAGCATCATCCTGGCTCAAGGTGGCGTTCACAGAACCGGACCCCTCAGCGGCGTCCTGGCTGAATGTGGCATTCACAGAACCGGACCCCTCAGCAGAATCCTGGCTGAATGTGGCATTCAAAGAACCGGACCCCTCAGCAGCGTCTTGGCTAAAGGTGGCATTCACAGATCTGGACCCCTCAGCGTCATCCTGGCTCAAGGTGGAGTTCACAGAACCGGACCCCTCAGCAGAATCCTGGCTGAAAGTAGCGTTGACAGAACCGGACCCCTCAGCAGTGTCTTGGCTAAAGGTGGCATTCACAGATCTGGACCCCTCAGCGACACCCTGGCTGAAAGTGGCATTCATAGGACCAGACCCCTCAGTAGCATCCTGGCTGACGGTGGCGTTGACAGGGCCGGACCCCTCAGTGGAATCCTGGCTGAAGGTGGCGTTGACAGGACCGGACCCCACTTCATCGTCCAGGCTGAATGTGGCGTTGAAAGAACCAGACCCCTCAGCAGCATCCTGGGTGAAGGTGGCATTCAAAGAACTCAACCCCTCAGTGGCATCCTGGCTGAAGTTGCCATGCAGGTGGAGAGAGTTTGA